In one window of Nicotiana tabacum cultivar K326 chromosome 12, ASM71507v2, whole genome shotgun sequence DNA:
- the LOC107801156 gene encoding uncharacterized protein LOC107801156: MSAYAKFLKEILSSKRKLEETTVVKLNAYCTAILQNKIPQNCGDLGSFNIPCSLGSEKFDKSLCDSGAFINLMPLSMFKKLEGGLEVIKSVPMSLQLADQTTIFPEGIIDDILVRVDRFVFPVDFIVVGMEVNKEVPLITIKMQEQEMRLENQIKKGKQDTNIDEILVITIIKS; the protein is encoded by the coding sequence ATGTCTGcttatgcaaagttcttgaagGAAATCTTGTCTAGCAAGAGAAAATTGGAGGAGACAACAGTGGTCAAGCTGAATGCCTACTGCACTGCTATATTacaaaataaaattccccaaaatTGTGGGGACCTAGGGAGCTTTAACATACCATGCTCGTTGGGGAGTGAGAAATTCGACAAGTCTCTCTGTGATTCTGGTGCGTTTATAAATCTAATGCCTCTATCCATGTTCAAGAAACTGGAAGGGGGGCTTGAAGTGATCAAATCAGTACCAATGTCCCTACAACTGGCTGACCAGACCACCATTTTTCCTGAGGGaatcattgatgatattttagttcGGGTGGATAGGTTTGTGTTTCCCGTAGACTTTATTGTAGTGGGTATGGAGGTGAACAAGGAGGTGCCTTTGATAACAATCAAAATGCAAGAACAAGAAATGagacttgaaaatcaaataaAGAAAGGGAAGCAAGACACAAATATTGATGAGATATTAGTAATAactataattaaatcctaa